TTGGTTGCTACCCCCCTGACGCGACCAGCCCCCGTACGCAGACGAGTCTTCCTAGTCGGCAAAGTTTGCCATCGCCATCGGTGGCGTCCGCAGCGCAAACCCAAATCCATCCATTTTGCGTCGCGGCGTGGTGAAGCATTCCCCGGTCACCACCTTCGCTCATCAGGGGGTGACTCGCATTAGTGCGGTTCTCATCGACGATCGGGCGATTTTCGCTACGAAACGCAAACGCTTGCTCGTCATCGCGTTGCGATTCGAATTCGCCTTGGCGTCCCTTCGCGACGAACGGCTCGTGAAGCGCGGTCAAATGCAAAAAAAAAACGCTCCTCGAATCACTCGAGAAGCGTTGGATTGGAATCAGCGTTGGATTGGAAGCAGGGTGCGATACGCCGTTTTATTATTCCGAACGAACATCGGCGGTTAGCAACGCCTTGGCCTGAATCGATTTGGTGCCGGAGGTCGAGATCACGACGGGCTTTCGATCGCTTCCGGTCGCTTCGGTGGGCGTGAAGCTGACGTCCAACAAGAACGTGGTGCTTTCGGCAGTCGGGCGATCAAACTTGACGTCCCATCCTTCGCACTCGATCGAGTCGATCAAGACAGGTTCTTGGCTGCGAATCACCAGACGTTTCGAGACGGTTTGCCCAGGTTTGACGCTTCCGAGTGCGATCGATTGCGGCGAAATGCTGAGCAAACTTTCGACTTGGCCGCTGACCCGCAATGGAACGCGAGGCATCGAGCGATCATTGGTGATTACCGTCAATTCGTCCTGAAAGAACCCTTGCGGGGCGTCTTCTTGGATCGTGACCGAGATTTCATAGTCCACTCGGCCGCTGCCGCGAGTCAGCTGTTGAAACGACGGCAACAACCATGGTTTGTTGCTGACCACGTCGGTCACCTGCCAATCGCTGCGTCCGGCATACAAAATTTTGGTGGTCTTCGAACTGGTTTCACCCTGCGTGGTCCGGCCGAAGCTGATTTCACCTGGGTGAAACACCATATCGCTGCGAATGTAGCCATCCACGACCAATCGAGTTTCGGCATAAAACGGTTGGTCCACTACGACGGTCAACGTCGCACCGCGTTTGCCACGGAACGTGCCGGTGTTGAATCGCGCCAAGATCGCCCCGGTTTCACCCGGTTGAACGTACTGGCTTTCAATGATCGGCGTCGTGCAGCCACAACTCGCCCGCACCGATTGAATGTGTAGCGGTTGAGAGTAAGGGTTGTGCACCGGGAACCGAAATTCGGTCTTCGCCGCTACGGCAACCGTACCGAAGTCGTGTGCTTTGACGGGGAACACTTTCTCGGACCAATCTTGCGATTGCGCCGAGCGACAAGGAAGCGTTGAAATCGTGAAAACACAACTGCTGATCGCCGCCAATACGATCGCCTTGCGAGAAATTCGTTGAAGGTGTGGGAACATTTACTTCTACCTGTGATAGCAACCGCGGTGAGGGGTAAGAATCGGACGCGACACACTTCTCAGAGGGGTTGCAGAAAGATTCTTTGATGTTGGAGCATCGGGCCAATCTTTGTCAGATTAACGGTGTTTTTCATTCAGACAAGGGAAACTCGTCATATTCTACCCTCATTTGGTGGGAATAAGACGTAACAGTTATGCACGCGACGGCAGCATAGGAACAATGGCTAAGAATGGCACTTTGGGTCAATTCAAAGTGACTCTACTAGCGATGTTAGCGGGGCCGTCGTGGCAGCGTTTTCGTCGCCAGCACTCTTAATTTTCATTGAGCGCCGATGAACGCGAATGCTTCTCTTGGCCGAACTACCAAACGGTAGCTTTAAAAGGGGGACAGACAGTGCCGATTCGCATTTTTTAACACGAAATACTTTCCGACGCTTGACGCTTGGGCGTCACAACGCCCCCCCGCGTTGCCGGATTCGACCGGCAACCGACTTTCGAGTCGTACAGCCGAGTGGCAAGCGATTCGTAACCTCGCACCATCGAATCCAGCGACCCGGTCGCAACGACGCGGTCGCGTCCGTTTTCGCCCATGCTTCGGGCGGCCGCAGGATCGCTCAACAACCGTGTGACCGCAGCGGCCATCGCCGGCACGTCTTGCGAAGGCACCAAATGCCCCGTGACCCCTTCGATCACCGATTCGGAAATGGAACCCACGTCGGTGGCAACGACGGGAACCCCACACGCCAACGATTCCAAAATCGACACCGGCGAGGCTTCGTTGAGCGAGGTGAGTGCGAATACGTCCATTCCGGCTACCAATTCAGGCGTATCGTGGCGGGTTCCCAACAGATGAACGTGCGATGCGAGCCCCAATTCATCCCGCTGTTGTTCGATCGCTGCGCGTTCGGGGCCATCGCCAACCAACACCCAATGCGTTTCACCGAGTCGTGAATCGCGATTTCGATCGCGGATCATCGCGGCGGTGTCCAAGAACATGGCATGATTTTTTTCGCTGCGTAGCGCGGCCACCAACCCAACCACCGGCGCATCGCTGGGAACCCCCAACTGATCTCGCAGCGATTGTCGCGCGGTGGGCAGCGGGCGAAATCGGTCGCAATCCACTCCGTTGCGAATGACGTTCACTTTGGCAGCGGGAAACCGTTCAAACGAAGTCAAAAATTCGCCATGCGAATCAGCGACTGCGATAAAGGCATCGGTGATGCAGGTGAGTTTGCGGTTCAGACGGCCAACGCCATCAGGCCATCCGGTCGAATGCAGTGCCGAAGCGATCACTGGCACCCCTGCCAATTTTGCGGCAACACGTCCCCAAAACATCTTGTCGCCTGCGCCGACCGTGATGACGACGTCGACCCAGCGGCGATACATCAATTGCACCAAGCGAGGCAGAACTCGCAGGTCGTATTTGCTGGACAACAGATGGGTATGAACCTTGAACTCGCTTGCGATTTGCTCGCCAAGCGGACCGGCCTCTTTCAAACAAACCACTTCGGGAATCATGACTTTCGGGTCCATCCGTCGCATCAGATTGACCAACAACGTCTCAGCTCCTCCCACCGGCATGCTGGTGATCACAAACAAACAGCGAAGCGGCCCCTCTTTGTGACGCGGCGGCACGGGACGATAAATCTGTTGAATGCGATTGAACATGGTATTCGCTAGGGGGTATCGCTATAGGTTTTCGCTGGGACTGCGGATGGCAGCGCGGCAGTTGAATTCTGGAACAAGGACAAAGAAACATACCTCAGGATCGATGACAGGTCGGGGCGATCGATCAAGAGTAGGGTCGATCGAGTAAGAATCGCGACGATCGATTAACAGTCAGGCCGATCGATGATGCATTCGAGGTTGCACGATACGCGTCGGATCCACCGCAAGATCAGCGTTCACGATCGGTGATTCGCGAATCGCCAACCCTCAAACACGGCTGCGTCGATCCCGCCGTTTAACTAGCCGCGGGAAAATTGGACATCGGCATCGAGATTTGTGGCATGTTGGCCCCGACCAGGTTCGTGCGTGATTCGATCGGACCCGCCGGGCGATCCGAAGATCGACGTCTTGGCAAGACATAGTCAACTGTGGGCTCGCGTCGCAGTTTACGCGGATCAAAGCTGAGCCAATTTTTCATTCGCGAGAAGCAGGGATCTCCGTGAAAGCGGCGAATGTGAAACGAGTCACGTCCGACGGTGTTGTAGGCCCCAAACGCGCTACAAAACCCGAGCATGCCGCATCGATAAACCGCACTGATCACCATCGACGTCAATTGAGAGGGCAACCCATAGGGCACCGCAAAATAGCGAACCGGTCGACCGATCCACTGTTCCAACTCGTCTTTTGCCGTGGTGACTTCGTGGTGCACGACGCGAGGATCCGACACCTTCGAAAAATCGACATGGTTGCGAGTGTGCAATCCAATCTCGATCCCCGAGTCCGAGATATCACGAAGCTGTTGCAACGTGTTCGGTGACAGTGGCACTCCGGCCTGGACATCATGCGGAAAAGGGCGTTGCTGTTGGACATGCCCAATCGCCACAAAATAGACGCAAGGGATGTTGCGTTCGGCCAACAACGGCAACGCGAACTCACAATTTTCCGCGTAGCCATCGTCAAAGGTAAACGTCAACGTGGGGCGTGAGCAGTAGTTTTCGTTGACTCGTTTTTGTAGTTCGTCCAAACCAATCAGATCGAACGATCGTTGGCAGTAATCGACGTGTCGCAAAAACTCTCGTCGCGAGATGGACCAATCGTTCGGATGCGTGTCCGCGACGCGGTGATAGAACGAAACACACAGCGGCGAAAGGCCGTGGCGGGAGAGCACGCGATTACGGATCGCTCGCACTGGCGCGGTCAATTCAGTTCGCGCCAACAAAGCGGCGGATTTTAGCAAGTTCATCTCGATGGGTTCCCTGGGGGGTCGGTCGAGAAACAGTGGTCCCTCTACAGAGGTTTACCTTATGGACCGCGCGATGATCCAATAAACCGCCGGCGAGGTCGGCGGGAAGTTGACGCATCGAAGCGATTGTAACGCCCATAACAATCATAGCGAATGCGTCAATCCCAACACCACGGTGATGTTTGCTGTATTCTATTGGAGAGCCGGAATTTGTGGTCTCCCACGGCGAACGACTCGCGATCTCAGTTGGCAACCTGTGTTGCAATCTGACTCGCCCCGATCGCCCAAGCCCACCTTTACCGAACTGTCATTCCTACCTATCCACCATCACCGAGGCCACAGACTCTGATGACCCAACCCACACCCCCCACCCCAAACGCTTCCCGCGAAGCAGCACCTCCGTCTCGGCGACAATTCCTACGACACAGCGGCGTGGTCTCAGCCGGAGTGGCATCGACGCTGGCCACCACGCGAGTGCTTCGCGGTAGCGAAGCCGCGGAGTCGAAACCCGAGCCCATTCGTTTGGCGCTCGTCGGCGCAGGCGGACGTGGTAGCGGAGCGATCAACGATTCGTTATCGATCAATGACAACGTCAAATTGGTTGCGGTCGCGGATCTGGTGGAACAGAAATGCCAAAACATCTGCAAATCGTTGGCATCGCGTTATGCCGACAAACTGGACGTCAAACCGAGCGACATGTACCACGGCTTGGATGCCTACAAACGAGTGCTCGACAAACAGGACGTCGACGTCGTGTTGTTTGCAACCCCGCCGGGCTTCCGCGCTCCGTATGTGCTGGATGCCGTCGATGCGGGCAAACATGTCTTTGCAGAAAAGCCAACGTGCGTCGATCCAGCGGGTTACCGCCAATGTCTGGAAGCGGACGCCAAGGCACGATCGAACAAGACCGCCATCGTCACGGGGACCCAGTATCGCCGACAAACCAATTACGTCGAAGCGATCAAGCGGATCCACGAAGGCGAAATCGGCGACATCATCAGCGGGACCGCTCGCTACTGTTCCAACGGCATTTGGTATCGCCAACGCAAAGCAGGGATGAGCGACGCGGAGTACCAGCTCTACAATTGGATGCACTTCGTTTGGCTCTCGGGCGACCAAATCGCCGAACAAGCGGTCCATAATATCGACACGATCAATTGGATCATGGGCGGCCCACCCGAATCCGCGTACGGCGGTGGCGGACGCTTCACTCGGCCCAACGATAGCGAGATGTGGGACAACGTTGCCGTGGATTATGTCTATCCCGGCAACCGAGTCGTGTCGTTCATGTGTCGGCAAATCCCAAACACGAAGTCAGACAACAGCAACGTGATTTACGGCACCAAAGGAACGTGCACGATCCTCGGCGGCAACAGCGGAGCGTCGATCAAAACCCGCGACGGCAAAACCACTTGGGAGATGTCCGGCGACATCGGTGCGGCCTACAAACAGGAGCATAAGGATTTGATTGATTCGATTCGTCAAAACAAACCGATCGTCGAGTTTGCGGAAACCGCTGCCAGCTCGTTGACCGCCGTGCTCGGACGCATGGCCGCGTATACCGGCCAAGCGGTAAGCTGGGACTTTGTCGCTAACGAATCCGAATTGGATCTCGTTCCTCGCGATCTGGACATCAAAGGGCCAGGGGCACCGCGTGGGTTTGCAGTGCCTGGGATCGAAAAGTTGACCTAGGATTGCAAAAGCTTGCCCTGTTCGTCTGCGGCGTGACGCAGCAGGAATGGTTGAAGACGAAACTTGTTCTGCGAGTTTCGTCTCGAGAGACACAGGAGATGACGACCGTCGTTATCGGCTTG
The nucleotide sequence above comes from Novipirellula caenicola. Encoded proteins:
- a CDS encoding DUF1573 domain-containing protein, which produces MFPHLQRISRKAIVLAAISSCVFTISTLPCRSAQSQDWSEKVFPVKAHDFGTVAVAAKTEFRFPVHNPYSQPLHIQSVRASCGCTTPIIESQYVQPGETGAILARFNTGTFRGKRGATLTVVVDQPFYAETRLVVDGYIRSDMVFHPGEISFGRTTQGETSSKTTKILYAGRSDWQVTDVVSNKPWLLPSFQQLTRGSGRVDYEISVTIQEDAPQGFFQDELTVITNDRSMPRVPLRVSGQVESLLSISPQSIALGSVKPGQTVSKRLVIRSQEPVLIDSIECEGWDVKFDRPTAESTTFLLDVSFTPTEATGSDRKPVVISTSGTKSIQAKALLTADVRSE
- a CDS encoding glycosyltransferase family 4 protein; this translates as MFVITSMPVGGAETLLVNLMRRMDPKVMIPEVVCLKEAGPLGEQIASEFKVHTHLLSSKYDLRVLPRLVQLMYRRWVDVVITVGAGDKMFWGRVAAKLAGVPVIASALHSTGWPDGVGRLNRKLTCITDAFIAVADSHGEFLTSFERFPAAKVNVIRNGVDCDRFRPLPTARQSLRDQLGVPSDAPVVGLVAALRSEKNHAMFLDTAAMIRDRNRDSRLGETHWVLVGDGPERAAIEQQRDELGLASHVHLLGTRHDTPELVAGMDVFALTSLNEASPVSILESLACGVPVVATDVGSISESVIEGVTGHLVPSQDVPAMAAAVTRLLSDPAAARSMGENGRDRVVATGSLDSMVRGYESLATRLYDSKVGCRSNPATRGGVVTPKRQASESISC
- a CDS encoding polysaccharide deacetylase family protein, whose protein sequence is MNLLKSAALLARTELTAPVRAIRNRVLSRHGLSPLCVSFYHRVADTHPNDWSISRREFLRHVDYCQRSFDLIGLDELQKRVNENYCSRPTLTFTFDDGYAENCEFALPLLAERNIPCVYFVAIGHVQQQRPFPHDVQAGVPLSPNTLQQLRDISDSGIEIGLHTRNHVDFSKVSDPRVVHHEVTTAKDELEQWIGRPVRYFAVPYGLPSQLTSMVISAVYRCGMLGFCSAFGAYNTVGRDSFHIRRFHGDPCFSRMKNWLSFDPRKLRREPTVDYVLPRRRSSDRPAGPIESRTNLVGANMPQISMPMSNFPAAS
- a CDS encoding Gfo/Idh/MocA family oxidoreductase — its product is MTQPTPPTPNASREAAPPSRRQFLRHSGVVSAGVASTLATTRVLRGSEAAESKPEPIRLALVGAGGRGSGAINDSLSINDNVKLVAVADLVEQKCQNICKSLASRYADKLDVKPSDMYHGLDAYKRVLDKQDVDVVLFATPPGFRAPYVLDAVDAGKHVFAEKPTCVDPAGYRQCLEADAKARSNKTAIVTGTQYRRQTNYVEAIKRIHEGEIGDIISGTARYCSNGIWYRQRKAGMSDAEYQLYNWMHFVWLSGDQIAEQAVHNIDTINWIMGGPPESAYGGGGRFTRPNDSEMWDNVAVDYVYPGNRVVSFMCRQIPNTKSDNSNVIYGTKGTCTILGGNSGASIKTRDGKTTWEMSGDIGAAYKQEHKDLIDSIRQNKPIVEFAETAASSLTAVLGRMAAYTGQAVSWDFVANESELDLVPRDLDIKGPGAPRGFAVPGIEKLT